The Pseudomonadota bacterium genomic interval GGCCTACGCTGCTGCCGCCGAGCTACCGGCGGTGGTGCTGCTGCCGCACGAGAAGGTCTCGCTCGAGCAGCTCGCACAGCCCATCTGCTACGGGGCCCAGGTACTGGCGCTCGAGACCGACTTTGACGGCTGCATGGGGCTCGTGCAAGAGCTCACCGAGTCCGGGGAAATCTACCTGCTCAATTCCATGAATCCCTTCCGCATCGAAGGGCAGAAGGCGATCGGCATCGAGCTGCTGCACCAGCTCGGCTGGCACGTACCGGACTGGATGGTCATACCCGTGGGCAATGCCGGCAACATCAGCGCGCTCGGCAAGGCCTTGCTCGAGCTTTCCGGCCTCGGTGTGATCGACAAGCTCCCGCGGCTGGTGGGTGCACAGTCCGCGGCCGCCGACCCGCTCGCCCAGGCCCACACCGAAGGCTACCTGCGCCACGTCCGCGTCCAGGCGCGGCGCACGGTCGCCAGCGCGATCCAGATCGGGGATCCGGTTTCGTACGACAAGGCAGTCTCGGTAACGCGTGAGCTCGGCGGTTTATTCGTGGCTGCGAGTGACGCCGAAGCGCTCGAGGCCAAGGCGGCCGCCGACGCCTCGGGAGT includes:
- the thrC gene encoding threonine synthase produces the protein MGASISTLRCIASGETESTTSARFRSRAGGLFAVEHDLEALGEGAPDLKARFDARLSELSSPYSSGVWRYHELILPDLPREAIVSLPEGNTPLYRRRGLERFIGLGTLWVKHEGENPTLSFKDRGMTAGVSWAKHVGARRVACASTGDTSAAMAAYAAAAELPAVVLLPHEKVSLEQLAQPICYGAQVLALETDFDGCMGLVQELTESGEIYLLNSMNPFRIEGQKAIGIELLHQLGWHVPDWMVIPVGNAGNISALGKALLELSGLGVIDKLPRLVGAQSAAADPLAQAHTEGYLRHVRVQARRTVASAIQIGDPVSYDKAVSVTRELGGLFVAASDAEALEAKAAADASGV